The following coding sequences lie in one Apium graveolens cultivar Ventura chromosome 1, ASM990537v1, whole genome shotgun sequence genomic window:
- the LOC141711853 gene encoding uncharacterized protein LOC141711853, with protein MESFDRLSNLDKTSTNWKIKVRVTRMWANMTLETNSLKGYNLILLDDDDNHVHAFAYHNIWNGFSTKIMEGGVYVFDQFVVKDPVGNLKHVQSTLCIRFTGSTIVRTADDDGMIPSQKFEFLDLGDLFAEANKYLPQQQPEFAIDIIGVVEEYEGLNKLHTRYGDRDIVKFRICDSSNAHKVTVWGDLAVSFNNKMAGNPKNRSLLL; from the exons ATGGAATCATTTGATCGTCTATCCAATCTCGACAAGACAAGCACTAACTGGAAAATTAAGGTCAGGGTTACCAGGATGTGGGCTAACATGACTTTAGAGACGAACTCATTGAAAGGCTACAATCTTATTCTCCTTGACGATGAT GATAACCATGTTCATGCCTTTGCCTATCATAACATTTGGAATGGATTCAGCACGAAAATTATGGAAGGCGGTGTCTATGTTTTTGACCAGTTTGTAGTTAAAGATCCTGTTGGAAACTTGAAGCATGTGCAGTCAACGCTCTGCATCAGATTTACAGGCTCCACTATTGTGAGGACTGCTGATGATGATGGCATGATCCCTTCACAAAAGTTTGAGTTTTTAGACCTGGGAGATTTGTTTGCAGAAGCAAATAAATATCTTCCTCAACAGCAGCCTGAATTTGCAATAG ATATTATTGGAGTTGTGGAGGAGTATGAAGGTTTGAACAAGCTTCATACTCGATACGGAGATAGGGACATTGTGAAGTTTAGAATATGCGATTCAAG TAATGCCCACAAAGTTACTGTTTGGGGTGATCTTGCTGTGTCGTTCAACAACAAGATGGCTGGAAATCCCAAAAACCGATCATTGCTTTTATAA
- the LOC141671773 gene encoding uncharacterized protein LOC141671773: MTNACFSGIRSIHHGRPVMLPRRRKIQTQFLRSFSTAAAPLLSAGVSIFQHRLPLVHACITQSDAPQRSEEWFALRKDKLTTSTFSTALGMWKGKRRFELWHEKVFTSDVRSPEDGKNSAMQWGVINEAIAIEKYKSITCRDVSSLGFAMHAEQKFDWIGASPDGLLGCSPGGGILEVKCPYNKGKPELGQPWSTMPFYYMPQVQGQMEIMDRDWADLYCWTPNGSTIFRVNRDREYWNMIHEMLHEFWWENVIPARKALLMGQEKEANMYEPASTHKQTGTVIFKSIRLAEASKLLCRERAGHVEFCR; encoded by the coding sequence ATGACCAATGCTTGCTTCAGTGGAATACGAAGCATACATCATGGAAGACCAGTTATGTTGCCCAGGAGAAGGAAAATTCAAACACAGTTTCTTAGAAGTTTTTCGACTGCTGCAGCACCATTATTATCTGCAGGAGTTTCGATTTTTCAGCATCGTTTGCCGTTAGTGCATGCTTGTATTACCCAATCAGATGCTCCACAGAGATCTGAAGAGTGGTTTGCACTTAGGAAGGACAAGTTGACAACTAGTACCTTCAGTACTGCTCTGGGAATGTGGAAAGGCAAGCGGAGATTTGAACTCTGGCATGAGAAAGTATTTACTTCGGATGTTCGATCACCAGAAGATGGTAAAAACAGTGCAATGCAGTGGGGTGTCATTAACGAAGCGATAGCTATTGAAAAGTACAAAAGTATCACTTGCCGTGACGTGAGCTCCCTGGGATTTGCAATGCATGCAGAGCAGAAATTTGATTGGATTGGTGCCTCTCCTGATGGTCTACTCGGGTGTTCTCCTGGTGGTGGGATTTTGGAAGTAAAGTGTCCATATAACAAAGGGAAGCCTGAGTTAGGACAACCCTGGTCAACTATGCCATTCTATTACATGCCTCAAGTACAGGGTCAGATGGAGATCATGGACAGAGATTGGGCAGACTTGTATTGTTGGACTCCAAATGGAAGCACAATATTTCGAGTTAATAGAGATCGTGAATATTGGAATATGATACACGAAATGTTACATGAATTTTGGTGGGAAAATGTTATTCCAGCGAGAAAAGCTCTACTCATGGGGCAGGAGAAAGAAGCCAACATGTATGAACCAGCGTCGACACATAAACAGACCGGAACAGTAATTTTTAAAAGCATAAGATTAGCCGAGGCATCAAAATTGTTATGTAGAGAAAGAGCTGGTCATGTGGAATTCTGTAGGTGA
- the LOC141711871 gene encoding uncharacterized protein LOC141711871, whose protein sequence is MRGNALSNSSKENQNPLILSGTKPQSFNQSLRTNNAEYLSRNPLKIINGNSASRSPLTPLSKNIEFSQNLQSTGNSFSESPLTPLSTDLEFTFSGIENRYLKHTELQDINVELCKQQISEDFPLCLEDLGKQSLRTLDTTKAVPVVGNYQSSDKDRLTTGQMLMSTLHEVQVDSNFQPSFEKLGTDGYCLNTKPNAKPNLKQPGKRKNRLCGKSLRDRELLDNSPYTPPGNTSRSYCSQISGVQINGETCATPDTPYVHKLRPTGFEGEQRNMAAPKTNQSAKSTVTFVLPASTIFKRSQVTLDSSSDNAVKQQSKKTRGKISPSSSAYDTSSVKCYYEQGESSGSKNLLGEFNNVEDCDSSDSDCISSGKNLNSVIVSCDDVDVHEFDNIVTKWSEYLDVGDPDRICSKCQTIMWNHERNNKSATKKPPTFSHCCKNGQIILEKEKQPPEPLASLLTGGSHFRHFKENIRMYNCMFAMSSTGGQINRSINHGGAPYCFKVKCVNYHSIGSFVPLDGEIPKFCQLYIYDTEDEVHNRINAVKGGCDAVDEDIVQSLLEMLDKHNRLVKGFRMAREIISQNAVDEFRLVLISSSSASGRPNHIGPSHEVVGLIVTDEYAKRCRDTIIHSRTNGLERIFETDPRFMQLQYPILFPHRDIGYYRQIPLNRPNQKNQKQRQNTENKDPDEKGEREFITMKEYYNYKLMMRPSKGLTPHLGGRLWQQYVDAFTAIEQYRRDWIRGHQTTIRSDMYHNIRDAPNKGDNNPENIGKATILPASFTGSKRYINQYFKDAMPEIQRMLKFLPGVDVVDAPDVVARVFKMKVDQLLDQIKNRNCFGRCIGVGYEAVKNYMIHSPCGTDCVKSPCMVKGHCIKHFPKRYNSHTYFDECGFPIYKRGTTGITVKKKGIDLDNRYVVPYNRDLLIRFQCHTNLEICNSFRSLKYLFKYCLKGHDTATMYLRKKINNKKGCTTTITPEKQPLDEVKQYLDGRYVCASEASWRIFGFDIHSRWPSVERLPIHLPNDKHVSFKGSQNLQEVFDNAGTKKSKLEAWFNANKTYAEAPNLTYSEFPSKFTWHPQPGIRKQRKIGDVIGRLADVHSSSGELLYLRMLLLRIKGDVCFDDLKKVNDHVYNSFHEACVVLGILQNDQQWREAIGENAHTSMPPQLCAMFVNILVYSPISNPRSLWEAHWGCTSDDILLVRRYLTGNPNLCLLDIEIQNYVLAEREKLLNDIGKSLRNFPDMPYPGDAFFSNSENILILEKTSYDTEEMKRIHTRNHSLLNDEHKIVYDSILDNINQKKGGIFFVYGSGGCGKTFLCQTLCCRLRSEHKIVLPVASCGIAAVLLPGGRTAHSRFHIPLKLDENCSAGLRYGTDISELLQRTDLIIWDEAPM, encoded by the exons ATGCGTGGAAATGCATTGTCAAATAGTAGCAAGGAGAATCAGAATCCACTAATTTTGTCAG GTACCAAACCGCAGTCGTTCAATCAGTCTTTGAGGACTAATAATGCAGAATATCTTAGCCGTAATCCTCTAAAAATAATTAACG GTAATTCTGCAAGTCGGTCTCCTTTGACACCCTTATCAAAGAATATCGAATTTAGTCAGAATTTACAGTCTACAG GTAATTCTTTTAGCGAGTCTCCTCTGACACCCCTATCAACAGATCTCGAATTTA CATTCAGTGGAATTGAAAATAGGTATCTTAAACACACAGAGCTGCAAGATATTAACGTTGAACTATGTAAGCAACAAATCTCCGAAGATTTTCCATTGTGTTTGGAAGATTTAGGCAAACAGTCTCTGCGCACTCTTGACACGACAAAGGCTG TTCCAGTTGTCGGTAATTACCAATCCAGTGATAAGGATAGATTAACCACCGGACAGATGTTAATGTCAACTCTCCATGAAGTTCAGGTTGACAGTAATTTCCAACCCAGTTTTGAGAAACTAGGTACTGACGGATATTGCCTCAATACTAAACCAAATGCAAAACCAAACCTGAAACAACCTG GTAAAAGAAAAAATAGGTTGTGCGGAAAGAGTCTGCGTGACAGAGAATTACTCGATAATTCTCCATACACGCCACCTGGAAACACTTCACGTTCATATTGTTCTCAAATATCAG GTGTACAGATAAATGGAGAAACATGCGCAACTCCTGATACTCCATACGTTCATAAATTACGACCCACGGGATTTGAAG GAGAACAACGAAATATGGCAGCTCCAAAAACTAATCAAAGTGCCAAGAGTACTGTCACTTTTGTACTGCCCGCATCCACTATATTTAAACGATCACAAGTAACTTTAGATTCCAGCAGTGATAACGCTGTAAAACAACAATCCAAAAAAACCCGTGGTAAAATTAGTCCAAGTTCTTCGGCATATGATACATCTTCCGTAAAATGTTATTATGAGCAAGGAGAAAGTTCAGGTTCTAAGAACTTATTAGGAGAATTTAACAATGTTGAAGATTGTGACAGCAGCGACAGTGATTGTATATCTAGCGGTAAGAACTTAAATTCA GTGATTGTGAGTTGTGACGATGTTGATGTACATGAATTTGATAATATTGTTACTAAGTGGAGTGAGTACCTCGATGTCGGTGATCCTGATAGAATTTGTTCAAAGTGTCAGACCATCATGTGGAATCATGAAAGAAATAATAAAAGTGCGACCAAAAAGCCTCCAACTTTCTCTCATTGTTGTAAAAATGGTCAGATAATTCTTGAGAAAGAAAAGCAACCTCCTGAGCCTCTCGCTTCACTCCTTACTGGTGGATCCCATTTTAGGCATTTCAAGGAAAATATTAGAATGTACAACTGTATGTTTGCCATGTCTTCCACCGGAGGTCAAATTAATCGTAGTATCAATCATGGCGGTGCTCCTTACTGTTTCAAGGTAAAATGTGTAAATTACCACAGTATAGGAAGCTTTGTACCACTTGATGGTGAGATCCCCAAATTCTGTCAACTATATATATATGACACTGAAGATGAAGTACATAACAGAATAAATGCCGTTAAGGGAGGATGCGATGCCGTGGATGAAGATATCGTTCAGTCGTTGTTAGAAATGTTGGATAAACATAATCGTTTGGTCAAAGGTTTTCGTATGGCACGTGAAATAATTAGTCAGAATGCAGTTGATGAATTTAGATTGGTTCTAATATCTTCGTCTTCCGCATCTGGTCGACCTAACCATATTGGTCCATCGCATGAAGTTGTCGGGTTGATTGTCACTGACGAGTATGCTAAAAGATGCAGGGATACAATAATCCATTCGAGAACCAATGGATTGGAGAGAATTTTTGAAACTGATCCACGGTTTATGCAGCTTCAGTATCCTATTCTTTTTCCTCATAGAGACATCGGATATTACCGTCAAATCCCTTTAAACAGACcaaatcaaaaaaatcagaaacAACGTCAGAATACCGAAAATAAAGATCCGGAtgaaaagggggagagagaattcATCACGATGAAAGAATATTACAATTATAAACTCATGATGCGGCCTTCGAAAG GTTTGACTCCACATCTGGGAGGTCGTTTATGGCAGCAATATGTTGACGCATTTACTGCGATTGAGCAATACAGACGTGACTGGATCAGAGGTCACCAGACTACAATTCGTTCTGATATGTACCACAACATACGAGATGCACCAAACAAGGGTGACAACAATCCTGAAAATATCGGCAAGGCAACAATTTTACCAGCCTCCTTCACTGGCAGTAAAAGATACATAAACCAGTATTTTAAGGACGCAATG CCTGAAATTCAGAGGATGTTAAAGTTTCTACCTGGTGTTGATGTTGTTGACGCACCCGACGTCGTTGCAAGGGTATTTAAAATGAAAGTTGACCAGCTTCTTGATCAAATAAAAAATAGGAACTGCTTTGGACGTTGTATTGGAG TTGGTTACGAAGCTGTCAAGAATTACATGATCCACAGTCCATGTGGCACTGACTGTGTCAAGTCTCCGTGTATGGTTAAAGGTCATTGTATTAAACATTTTCCTAAAAG GTATAATTCTCACACATACTTTGACGAATGTGGCTTTCCCATCTATAAGAGGGGGACAACTGGAATTACCGTAAAGAAAAAGGGAATTGACCTGGATAATCGGTATGTTGTCCCCTACAATCGAGATCTTCTCATAAGATTTCAATGTCACACAAATTTGGAGATTTGTAACAGCTTTAGATCATTGAAATATCTGTTCAAATATTGTTTAAAAGGACATGATACCGCCACCATGTATCTGAGGAAAAAAATAAACAACAAAAAAGGGTGCACAACCACAATCACTCCTGAGAAACAGCCGCTTGATGAAGTCAAGCAATACTTGGATGGAAGATATGTTTGTGCATCTGAAGCATCATGGAGGATATTTGGTTTTGACATCCATTCCCGATGGCCTTCCGTTGAACGATTGCCAATACATCTACCGAATGACAAGCATGTGTCGTTTAAAGGCTCACAAAATCTACAGGAAGTTTTCGACAATGCTGGAACAAAGAAAAGCAAATTAGAAGCATGGTTTAATGCAAATAAAACATATGCAGAGGCCCCAAATTTAACCTATTCAGAATTTCCAAGCAAGTTTACATGGCATCCACAACCTGGTATCCGGAAACAGAGGAAAATAGGTGATGTCATCGGTAGGCTTGCTGATGTACATTCATCTAGTGGTGAACTATTATATCTCCGCATGCTTCTGCTCAGGATTAAAGGTGATGTATGTTTCGATGATTTGAAGAAAGTCAACGACCATGTTTATAACTCCTTTCACGAAGCTTGTGTCGTGCTAGGTATCCTCCAGAATGACCAGCAATGGCGCGAAGCTATAGGTGAAAATGCGCATACATCCATGCCTCCACAATTATGTGCCATGTTTGTCAACATTTTAGTATACAGTCCAATCTCTAATCCGCGTAGCCTTTGGGAAGCTCATTGGGGATGCACGTCAGATGATATTCTTCTTGTGAGGCGATATCTCACTGGGAATCCAAACCTTTGTCTATTAGATATTGAGATCCAGAATTACGTTCTTGCAG AGAGAGAGAAATTATTGAATGATATTGGTAAAAGCCTTAGAAACTTCCCAGATATGCCATATCCAGGAGATGCTTTTTTTTCCAACTCTGAGAATATACTAATTCTTGAGAAAACATCCTATGATACAGAAGAAATGAAGAGAATCCACACAAGAAATCATAGTCTTCTCAATGATGAACATAAGATAGTCTATGATTCCATTCTTGACAATATCAACCAGAAAAAAGGTGGTATTTTCTTTGTTTACGGAAGTGGAGGATGTGGAAAGACTTTCTTGTGTCAGACACTGTGTTGTCGATTACGATCAGAGCATAAGATTGTGCTTCCCGTTGCCTCATGTGGTATAGCTGCCGTGTTGCTTCCTGGTGGAAGAACCGCACACTCCCGCTTTCACATTCCACTCAAGCTTGATGAAAATTGTTCTGCCGGTTTAAGATACGGGACTGATATTTCTGAGCTACTTCAGCGAACTGATTTAATAATTTGGGATGAGGCTCCTATGTAA
- the LOC141711861 gene encoding uncharacterized protein LOC141711861, with protein MRLNAGNSDLENKIIADFSKWQLDVGDGKETNISPSPDTGEMLIKILDQYIVHTSGDPIQKLFEVTYPDFIQNISSHEYLRSRAILTPTNIVVDEVNTTILEKIPGMVYTYLRQDLINDAGDDDNDFRSAFPVEYLNSINMPCIPKHELKLKVGVVVMLMRNLNQIMGLCNGTRMIVKYCRKNSIECEILCGSHVGTKHLIPRIEMIPSDTNWPFEFKHVQFPIQICYAMTINKSQGQSLDTVGLYLPKVAFLHGHIYVAISRVTRPEGLHILIDSDDGISTDIKNNIVFEEVFYNLPSVDN; from the coding sequence ATGCGGCTTAATGCAGGAAATAGTGATTTGGAGAACAAAATCATTGCGGACTTTAGCAAGTGGCAGCTTGATGTCGGTGATGGCAAAGAAACCAATATTTCTCCAAGTCCAGACACTGGTGAAATGTTAATAAAGATTCTTGATCAATATATCGTTCATACGTCCGGAGATCCAATCCAGAAGCTTTTTGAAGTGACGTACCCAGATTTTATACAAAATATCTCTTCACATGAATACCTCAGATCAAGGGCCATACTCACACCTACCAATATCGTGGTGGATGAGGTTAATACAACGATACTTGAAAAAATTCCTGGCATGGTTTACACTTATCTGCGTCAGGATTTAATTAATGATGCAGGTGATGATGATAATGATTTTAGATCCGCGTTTCCAGTTGAGTATCTAAACTCTATCAATATGCCTTGCATTCCTAAGCATGAGTTAAAATTGAAGGTAGGAGTTGTCGTCATGCTTATGAGAAACTTAAACCAGATCATGGGATTATGCAATGGTACAAGAATGATTGTGAAATACTGTAGGAAAAATAGTATTGAATGTGAGATTTTGTGTGGCTCTCATGTTGGAACGAAACATCTAATTCCTAGAATTGAGATGATTCCAAGTGACACGAACTGGCCGTTTGAATTTAAACACGTTCAGTTTCCGATTCAAATATGTTATGCCATGACGATTAACAAAAGTCAGGGACAATCACTTGATACGGTTGGGCTTTACCTTCCTAAAGTAGCTTTCTTGCACGGACACATTTATGTTGCAATATCCAGAGTGACACGACCTGAAGGCCTCCATATTCTTATAGATAGTGATGATGGTATTAGCAcagatattaaaaataatatagtTTTTGAGGAAGTGTTTTACAATCTTCCAAGTGTAGACAATTGA